In bacterium, a single genomic region encodes these proteins:
- a CDS encoding glutamine synthetase — protein MAKKTKQDILKLVKEKDVKFIRLWFTDLLGQVKSFSITDKELENALDNGMGFDGSSVTGYQDIEESDMIAMPDPDTFAVLPWRPTEKAVARMICDVLNPDKTPYEGDPRYVLKRALKRASKMGFDHFYLGPELEFFYFKNDIGTEILDKGGYFDLTTLDVASDLRRETVLALEKMGIDVEYSHHEVAPSQHEVDMKYKDALEMADNVITYRVVVKEIASKFGVYATFMPKPIFGQNGSGMHVHQSLFKGKKNAFFDKNTKDNLSDTAQSYIAGLLKYSKEICSIFAQTTNSYKRLVPGFEAPVYIAWSRRNRSALVRVPLYYPGKENATRCEFRAGDPACNPYITFAAMLHAGLEGVEKKYKAPKPMDQNLYHLTAAERKAKAIETLPDNLGNAIALTENSELVKKVLGNHIFPRFIELKKKEWDDYRIQVPQHELDKYLSIL, from the coding sequence ATGGCAAAGAAAACAAAACAGGACATTTTAAAATTGGTTAAGGAAAAAGATGTAAAGTTTATACGCTTGTGGTTTACCGATTTATTAGGGCAGGTGAAGAGTTTTTCAATCACAGACAAGGAATTAGAGAATGCGCTTGATAATGGTATGGGATTTGATGGCTCTTCCGTTACAGGTTATCAGGACATAGAAGAATCAGACATGATTGCAATGCCTGACCCTGATACATTTGCGGTATTGCCGTGGAGGCCAACAGAGAAAGCTGTCGCCAGAATGATATGCGACGTATTAAACCCCGACAAGACTCCATATGAAGGGGATCCGCGTTATGTCTTAAAAAGAGCTCTAAAACGCGCAAGCAAAATGGGTTTTGACCATTTTTATTTAGGGCCGGAACTTGAGTTTTTCTATTTTAAAAACGATATAGGCACAGAGATACTTGATAAAGGCGGGTATTTCGACCTAACCACACTCGACGTAGCAAGCGATTTAAGGAGAGAAACAGTATTGGCTCTTGAAAAGATGGGTATAGACGTTGAATATTCGCATCATGAAGTAGCCCCATCTCAACATGAAGTCGATATGAAATATAAAGATGCGCTCGAGATGGCAGACAACGTTATAACTTACAGGGTTGTCGTAAAAGAGATTGCAAGTAAATTCGGAGTATATGCCACCTTTATGCCAAAACCTATTTTTGGGCAAAACGGTTCAGGAATGCATGTACATCAATCGCTATTCAAAGGAAAGAAAAACGCGTTTTTTGACAAAAATACAAAAGATAATTTATCAGATACAGCTCAAAGCTACATAGCAGGTCTTTTAAAATACTCAAAAGAGATATGTTCTATCTTTGCGCAAACTACCAATTCGTATAAAAGATTAGTCCCGGGTTTCGAAGCACCGGTATACATAGCATGGAGCCGCAGGAACCGAAGCGCGCTTGTAAGAGTGCCGCTTTATTATCCCGGCAAAGAAAACGCTACCAGATGCGAATTCCGGGCAGGTGATCCTGCGTGTAATCCTTACATTACCTTTGCCGCTATGCTTCACGCGGGATTAGAAGGCGTAGAAAAGAAATATAAAGCGCCTAAGCCTATGGACCAGAATTTGTATCATTTAACTGCTGCAGAAAGAAAAGCTAAAGCTATCGAAACGCTTCCCGATAATCTTGGGAATGCAATCGCTCTAACCGAAAACAGCGAACTTGTTAAAAAGGTTCTGGGAAATCATATCTTCCCTAGATTCATCGAGCTGAAGAAGAAAGAATGGGACGATTATAGAATTCAAGTTCCTCAACACGAACTTGATAAGTATCTTTCTATTCTATAG